From Megalops cyprinoides isolate fMegCyp1 chromosome 18, fMegCyp1.pri, whole genome shotgun sequence, one genomic window encodes:
- the LOC118793302 gene encoding kin of IRRE-like protein 1: MQRLCLLSLAFSFHKVWTARFSQEPADQSVVLGERVVLSCVVFNYSGIVQWTKDGLALGIGEDLRAWPRYRVLRRVELGQYNLEISSAELSDDSLYECQATEAALRSRRAKLTVLIPPDEPVIDGGPQILLMAGVPYNLSCVSRGAKPPARIEWLRDGLPLEGGFSITEVLADRKRVTTRSFLPVLPVDTDTGRNITCVTSNQAVLAGKRTTVSLNVHHSPTVTLSIEPRSVLEGERVTFTCQASANPPIMGYRWAKGGVLLEGARESVFVTTADHSFFTEPVSCQVFNAVGSTNVSILVDVHFGPVLVVEPRPVTVDIDSDVTLNCKWAGNPPLTLTWTKKGSNMVLSNNNQLYLKSVSQADAGQYVCKAIVPRIGVGETEVTLTVNGPPIISSEPVQYAVRGERGEIKCYIASTPPPDKIVWAWKENVWEKEKGTLLERYTVEQSKAHSQGGAVLSTLTINNVMESDFHSPYNCTAWNAFGPGTMIITLEETEIMPVGIIAGSTVGSSVLLLLCLLALAFFLYRQRKGSRRGVTLGKPDIKVETVNKETHSLEEDSSSISTATRMVKAMYSPFKDDMELKQDLRSDTLDTREEYELKDPTNGYYNVRASAHEDPRPASRSVLYPEFRPANPSGVAAGSTGGAGGGAGVAGGGRGGCYDPRPPSRLSHTSYAQFNSFARAGQAQQPPSDPISQRAEFPADCGLLDSSAQLTYDNYGTAHFSYRLGFAPPGLAPLEGGPAYEMYGMGAGVGPGVGPPAAAGSETGPGKYSSTRFSYTSQHSDYTHSDYTHSDYTHSDYSHADYSHRHTQRMQTHV, encoded by the exons tgtgGACAGCGAGGTTCTCGCAGGAGCCGGCAGACCAGTCTGTGGTGCTGGGGGAGAGAGTTGTGCTCTCCTGTGTGGTGTTTAACTATTCGGGCATTGTGCAGTGGACCAAGGATGGGCTGGCCCTGGGCATCGGAGAGGATCTGCGAG CGTGGCCCAGGTACCGTGTGTTACGCAGGGTGGAGTTGGGCCAGTATAACCTGGAGATTTCGTCGGCGGAGCTTTCAGATGATTCTCTGTACGAGTGCCAGGCTACAGAGGCAGCACTGCGATCTCGAAGAGCCAAACTCACCGtcctca tTCCTCCAGATGAGCCGGTGATAGACGGGGGCCCGCAGATCCTGCTGATGGCCGGAGTGCCGTATAACCTGAGCTGCGTGTCCCGCGGAGCCAAACCCCCCGCCCGCATCGAGTGGCTGAGAGACGGCCTGCCTCTGGAGGGGGGGTTCAGCATCACT GAGGTGCTGGCGGACAGGAAGAGGGTGACCACTCGCAGCTTCCTTCCTGTCCTCCCTGTGGACACAGATACAGGCCGCAACATCACCTGTGTGACCAGCAACCAGGCTGTACTTGCGGGCAAGCGCACAACCGTGTCGCTCAACGTGCACc ACTCCCCCACTGTCACCCTGTCCATCGAGCCTCGCTCTGttctggagggagagagggtcaCCTTCACCTGCCAGGCCAGCGCCAACCCCCCCATCATGGGCTACAg GTGGGCGAAGGGGGGTGTTCTGCtagagggagcgagggagagtgtgtttgtgacgACAGCAGATCACTCCTTCTTCACGGAGCCCGTCTCCTGCCAGGTCTTCAACGCGGTGGGCAGCACCAACGTCAGCATCCTGGTGGATGTGCAct ttggTCCGGTCCTGGTGGTGGAGCCCCGGCCGGTCACAGTGGACATTGACTCTGACGTCACCCTCAACTGCAAGTGGGCTGGAAacccccctctcaccctcacctGGACCAAGAAGGGCTCCAACATG gtgcTCAGTAATAATAACCAGCTGTACCTGAAGTCTGTGAGCCAGGCGGATGCTGGTCAGTACGTGTGCAAGGCCATCGTCCCTCGCATTGGCGTGGGGGAGACCGAGGTCACGCTCACCGTCAACG GCCCTCCCATCATCTCCAGTGAGCCAGTCCAGTATgcagtgagaggggagagaggggagatcAAGTGTTACATCGccagcacccctcccccagACAAGATA GTGTGGGCGTGGAAGGAGAACGtgtgggagaaggagaagggcaCCCTGCTGGAGAGGTACACTGTGGAGCAGAGTAAAGCTCACTCGCAGGGCGGGGCTGTGCTCTCCACTCTCACCATCAACAACGTCATGGAATCCGACTTCCACTCTCCCTACAACTGCACAGCCTGGAACGCCTTCGGCCCCGGGACCATGATCATCACCCTGGAGGAGACCG AGATTATGCCCGTAGGGATTATTGCAGGCAGTACTGTCggctcctctgtgctgctgctgctgtgtctgctggctCTCGCCTTCTTCCTTTACCGTCAGCGCAAAGGCA GTCGCCGTGGCGTCACGCTGGGGAAGCCAGACATTAAGGTAGAAACCGTCAACAAAGAGACTCACAGCCTGGAGGAGGACTCGTCCAGCATCTCCACGGCAACGCGCATGGTCAAGGCCATGTATTCT CCTTTCAAGGACGACATGGAGCTCAAGCAGGACCTGCGCAGCGACACACTGGACACTCGAGAGGAGTACGAGCTCAAG GACCCCACCAACGGCTACTACAATGTGCGGGCGTCAGCCCACGAGGACCCCCGGCCGGCCTCGCGATCGGTGCTGTACCCCGAGTTCCGCCCGGCCAACCCCAGCGGGGTGGCGGCCGGCAGCACGGGCGGGGCAGGAGGGGGTGCAGGCGTGgccgggggagggagggggggctgctATGACCCCCGTCCCCCATCCAGGCTGTCCCACACCAGCTACGCCCAGTTTAACTCATTCGCACGGGCAGGGCAGGCCCAGCAGCCCCCGTCTGACCCCATCTCCCAGAGGGCGGAGTTTCCTGCAGACTGCGGCCTGCTGGACTCCTCAGCACAGCTCACCTATGACAACTACGGCACCGCCCACTTCTCATACCGCCTGGGCTTTGCCCCGCCTGGACTCGCACCGCTGGAGGGAGGCCCAGCCTATGAAATGTAtgggatgggggcgggggtggggccGGGGGTGGGGCCACCAGCCGCAGCAGGGTCAGAGACAGGACCGGGCAAATACAGCAGCACCCGCTTCTCCTACACCTCGCAGCACTCCGACTACACCCACAGCGACTACACCCACAGCGACTACACCCACAGCGACTACAGCCATGCTGActacagccacagacacacgcagagaATGCAAACCCACGTGTGA
- the ndufs2 gene encoding NADH dehydrogenase [ubiquinone] iron-sulfur protein 2, mitochondrial produces the protein MAAAILRTVGKLRPSAVLLNNNQITPGCALLFNRQKQWQPDVEWTEQYAGAVMFPSTITEKWAPPPWNDKDPPMEKEVSNLTINFGPQHPAAHGVLRLVLELSGESVKKCDPHVGLLHRGTEKLIEYKTYLQALPYFDRLDYVSMMCNEQAYSLAVEKLLNIQAPPRAQWIRVLFGELTRILNHIMAITTHALDIGAMTPFFWMFEEREKMFEFYERVSGARMHAAYVRPGGVHQDMPLGLMDDIYEWCKNFSLRIDEVEEMLTNNRIWKNRTVDIGVVSAEDALNYGFSGVMLRGSGIKWDLRKSQPYDVYDQVEFDIPIGSKGDCYDRYLCRVEEMRQSLRIMLQCLNKMPEGEIKVDDAKVAPPKRAEMKTSMESLIHHFKLYTEGYQVPPGATYTAVEAPKGEFGVYLVSDGSSRPYRCKIKAPGFAHLAGLDKMAKGHMLADVVAIIGTQDIVFGEVDR, from the exons ATGGCGGCGGCCATACTGAGGACGGTCGGCAAGCTGCGTCCTTCAGCTGTTCTTCTGAATAATAATCAAATAACGCCGGGATGCGCGCTGCTGTTTAACAG ACAGAAGCAGTGGCAGCCAGATGTGGAGTGGACGGAGCAGTATGCGGGGGCTGTCATGTTCCCCAGCACCATTACGGAGAAATGGGCCCCCCCGCCCTGGAACG ATAAGGACCCGCCGATGGAGAAGGAGGTGTCGAACCTGACGATAAATTTTGGGCCGCAGCACCCGGCGGCTCACGGCGTTCTGCGGCTGGTTCTGGAGCTGAGCGGCGAGTCGGTGAAGAAGTGCGACCCGCACGTGGGTCTGCTGCACCGCGGCACCGAGAAGCTCATCGAGTACAAGACCTACCTGCAG GCTCTGCCGTACTTTGACAGGCTGGACTATGTGTCGATGATGTGTAATGAGCAAGCGTACTCATTGGCTGTGGAGAAGCTGCTGAACATCCAGGCTCCGCCCCGTGCTCAGTGGATCAGGG TGCTGTTTGGGGAGCTGACTCGGATTCTGAACCACATCATGGCAATAACGACCCACGCCCTGGACATCGGCGCCATGACACCCTTCTTCTGGATGtttgaggagagagagaag atgTTTGAGTTCTATGAGCGGGTGTCTGGCGCTAGGATGCACGCTGCCTACGTCAGGCCTGGAGGAGTTCACCAG gacatGCCCCTGGGTCTAATGGATGACATCTATGAGTGGTGCAAGAACTTCTCTCTTCGCATTGACGAGGTGGAAGAG atGCTGACTAACAATCGCATCTGGAAGAATCGCACAGTTGACATCGGAGTGGTCAGCGCTGAGGATGCCCTCAACTATGGCTTCAG CGGTGTGATGCTCAGGGGTTCAGGTATTAAATGGGATCTGAGGAAGTCTCAGCCATACGATGTGTATGACCAGGTGGAATTCGACATCCCAATTGGGAGCAAAGGAGACTGCTACgacag gtatctctgcagggtggaggagatgCGTCAGTCTCTCAGGATTATGCTGCAGTGTCTCAATAAGATGCCGGAGGGAGAGATCAAGGTGGACGACGCTAAGGTGGCCCCGCCCAAGAGGGCGGAGATGAAG ACCTCCATGGAGTCTCTGATCCATCACTTCAAACTGTACACTGAGGGCTACCAGGTCCCCCCTGGAGCCACATATACTGCTGTGGAGGCCCCCAAG GGAGAGTTTGGGGTGTACCTGGTGTCTGATGGTTCCAGCAGACCATATCGCTGCAAGATTAAAGCACCTGGCTTTGCTCACCTG GCTGGTCTGGATAAAATGGCCAAAGGGCACATGCTGGCTGACGTGGTTGCCATCATCG GTACTCAGGACATTGTGTTTGGCGAAGTGGATCGTTAA